Proteins found in one Planococcus citri chromosome 2, ihPlaCitr1.1, whole genome shotgun sequence genomic segment:
- the Mnn1 gene encoding menin isoform X2, which produces MEGISACERFFPIQDISEVVQLFKYELENTKEPDLALLSIVVGSIENLLTCNRTTVAPNESDVFGNPKLPVIEYKIVDALYKKFQSTIKGYVDMSVFGNIKYATRELVKRVSDVIWNSLTRSYYKDRAHLQSLYSYLTGSKLDCFGVAFAVVAGCQVLGFSDVHLALSEDHAWVIFGEDSTETAEVTWHGNEDKRGQSVDAGVASKCWLYLNGCPVRCNRYMEVAALVSAINPSLNVNSDAIEVALLQQELLWLLYDMGHLSKYPMAIGNLGDLEEINPSPGRPACSSLFQEAILAARLYYKNMHVYPYTYQGGYFYRHNMYKEAFESWANASDVLKQYNYTRDDEEIYKEVMEIANELIPHIMKVVSGLSAKSILKDPECFAHLLRFYDGICQWEEGSQTPVLHIGWAKPLVNTISKFDAQVRGQVTILEQDFISETGDENCNNVNPSKNEERLEKENGKSNFVSDTITSENSKNELDSANLHPGIKELTAACGEKLLNRDFLIQGGGEPFVGDSDVIKVCPPLAGENDNDVFESVVITQTHQPRIILTSEKMRGLKNLLLGEKLNTHAISLQLTAQSQVQVGSKKSMFRESSESGINVRSKRSRRE; this is translated from the exons ATGGAGGGAATATCGGCGTGCGAACGATTTTTCCCCATTCAAGACATTTCGGAAGTTGTGCAGTTGTTCAAATACGAACTGGAAAACACCAAAGAACCAGACTTAGCGTTATTATCAATCGTTGTTGGTAGTATAGAAAATCTATTGACGTGCAATAGAACAACTGTCGCACCAAATGAAAGTGATGTCTTCGGTAACccgaaattaccagtaatcgAGTATAAAATCGTAGACGCGTTATACAAGAAATTCCAGTCTACCATCAAAGGATATGTCGACATGTCGGTGTTTGGAAATATTAAATATGCTACCAGGGAACTCGTGAAACGAGTATCAGACGTGATATGGAACTCTCTAACTCGAAGTTATTACAAAGATCGAGCTCATTTGCAGAGTTTATACAGTTATTTGACAG GAAGCAAATTGGATTGTTTCGGTGTAGCATTTGCTGTTGTGGCTGGTTGTCAAGTATTGGGGTTCAGTGATGTACATTTAGCTCTCTCTGAAGATCACGCTTGGGTTATATTCGGCGAAGACTCGACTGAGACTGCAGAAGTTACCTGGCATG GTAACGAAGATAAAAGAGGACAATCAGTGGATGCTGGCGTTGCTTCAAAGTGCTGGCTTTATTTGAACGGTTGCCCAGTCAGGTGTAACAGATACATGGAGGTTGCCGCTCTAGTATCAGCTATTAATCCCAGTTTGAACGTAAACAGCGACGCTATTGAGGTGGCATTGTTGCAACAAGAGTTGTTATGGTTGTTGTACGATATGGGTCATCTTTCCAAGTACCCAATGGCGATCG GCAATTTAGGTGATCTTGAGGAAATAAATCCTTCACCAGGTAGACCAGCTTGCTCTTCGCTGTTTCAAGAGGCTATTTTAGCTGCTCGTTTGTATTATAAGAATATGCACGTTTATCCGTATACGTACCAAGGAGGATACTTCTACAGACATAATATGTACAAAGAAGCTTTCGAAAGCTGGGCCAATGCTAGTGATGTTCTGAAACA GTACAACTACACTCGAGACGACGAAGAAATCTACAAAGAAGTGATGGAAATAGCCAACGAACTAATTCCGCACATAATGAAAGTAGTGAGCGGTCTGAGCGCTAAATCTATCCTCAAAGATCCCGAATGTTTCGCGCACCTGTTACGCTTTTACGACGGTATCTGCCAATGGGAAGAAGGCAGTCAAACACCAGTACTGCATATCGGCTGGGCGAAGCCATTAGTCAATACTATCTCGAAATTCGACGCACAAGTCCGAGGCCAAGTAACCATACTAGAGCAAGACTTCATCAGTGAAACTGGTGACGAGAATTGTAACAATGTTAACCCAAGCAAGAACGAAGAACGCCTGGAGAAGGAGAATGGCAAATCGAACTTTGTTAGCGATACGATTACCAGcgagaattcgaaaaatgaactcgattCGGCCAACTTGCATCCAGGTATTAAGGAGTTAACGGCTGCTTGCGGAGAAAAACTGCTTAATCGAGATTTCCTCATACAAGGCGGTGGCGAACCTTTTGTCGGTGATTCGGATGTGATCAAGGTATGCCCACCTTTGGCTGGTGAAAACGATAACGATGTTTTCGAAAGCGTCGTCATTACACAGACTCATCAACCTAGAATCATACTAACCAGTGAGAAAATGAGAGGATTGAAGAATCTTCTTttgggtgaaaaattgaatacgcATGCTATATCTTTGCAATTGACTGCTCAGTCTCAGGTACAAGTTGGTAGTAAGAAGTCGATGTTCAGAGAGTCTTCGGAATCCGGTATAAACGTACGCTCTAAAAGATCTCGACGAGAATAA
- the Mnn1 gene encoding menin isoform X1: protein MEGISACERFFPIQDISEVVQLFKYELENTKEPDLALLSIVVGSIENLLTCNRTTVAPNESDVFGNPKLPVIEYKIVDALYKKFQSTIKGYVDMSVFGNIKYATRELVKRVSDVIWNSLTRSYYKDRAHLQSLYSYLTGSKLDCFGVAFAVVAGCQVLGFSDVHLALSEDHAWVIFGEDSTETAEVTWHGKGNEDKRGQSVDAGVASKCWLYLNGCPVRCNRYMEVAALVSAINPSLNVNSDAIEVALLQQELLWLLYDMGHLSKYPMAIGNLGDLEEINPSPGRPACSSLFQEAILAARLYYKNMHVYPYTYQGGYFYRHNMYKEAFESWANASDVLKQYNYTRDDEEIYKEVMEIANELIPHIMKVVSGLSAKSILKDPECFAHLLRFYDGICQWEEGSQTPVLHIGWAKPLVNTISKFDAQVRGQVTILEQDFISETGDENCNNVNPSKNEERLEKENGKSNFVSDTITSENSKNELDSANLHPGIKELTAACGEKLLNRDFLIQGGGEPFVGDSDVIKVCPPLAGENDNDVFESVVITQTHQPRIILTSEKMRGLKNLLLGEKLNTHAISLQLTAQSQVQVGSKKSMFRESSESGINVRSKRSRRE, encoded by the exons ATGGAGGGAATATCGGCGTGCGAACGATTTTTCCCCATTCAAGACATTTCGGAAGTTGTGCAGTTGTTCAAATACGAACTGGAAAACACCAAAGAACCAGACTTAGCGTTATTATCAATCGTTGTTGGTAGTATAGAAAATCTATTGACGTGCAATAGAACAACTGTCGCACCAAATGAAAGTGATGTCTTCGGTAACccgaaattaccagtaatcgAGTATAAAATCGTAGACGCGTTATACAAGAAATTCCAGTCTACCATCAAAGGATATGTCGACATGTCGGTGTTTGGAAATATTAAATATGCTACCAGGGAACTCGTGAAACGAGTATCAGACGTGATATGGAACTCTCTAACTCGAAGTTATTACAAAGATCGAGCTCATTTGCAGAGTTTATACAGTTATTTGACAG GAAGCAAATTGGATTGTTTCGGTGTAGCATTTGCTGTTGTGGCTGGTTGTCAAGTATTGGGGTTCAGTGATGTACATTTAGCTCTCTCTGAAGATCACGCTTGGGTTATATTCGGCGAAGACTCGACTGAGACTGCAGAAGTTACCTGGCATG GTAAAGGTAACGAAGATAAAAGAGGACAATCAGTGGATGCTGGCGTTGCTTCAAAGTGCTGGCTTTATTTGAACGGTTGCCCAGTCAGGTGTAACAGATACATGGAGGTTGCCGCTCTAGTATCAGCTATTAATCCCAGTTTGAACGTAAACAGCGACGCTATTGAGGTGGCATTGTTGCAACAAGAGTTGTTATGGTTGTTGTACGATATGGGTCATCTTTCCAAGTACCCAATGGCGATCG GCAATTTAGGTGATCTTGAGGAAATAAATCCTTCACCAGGTAGACCAGCTTGCTCTTCGCTGTTTCAAGAGGCTATTTTAGCTGCTCGTTTGTATTATAAGAATATGCACGTTTATCCGTATACGTACCAAGGAGGATACTTCTACAGACATAATATGTACAAAGAAGCTTTCGAAAGCTGGGCCAATGCTAGTGATGTTCTGAAACA GTACAACTACACTCGAGACGACGAAGAAATCTACAAAGAAGTGATGGAAATAGCCAACGAACTAATTCCGCACATAATGAAAGTAGTGAGCGGTCTGAGCGCTAAATCTATCCTCAAAGATCCCGAATGTTTCGCGCACCTGTTACGCTTTTACGACGGTATCTGCCAATGGGAAGAAGGCAGTCAAACACCAGTACTGCATATCGGCTGGGCGAAGCCATTAGTCAATACTATCTCGAAATTCGACGCACAAGTCCGAGGCCAAGTAACCATACTAGAGCAAGACTTCATCAGTGAAACTGGTGACGAGAATTGTAACAATGTTAACCCAAGCAAGAACGAAGAACGCCTGGAGAAGGAGAATGGCAAATCGAACTTTGTTAGCGATACGATTACCAGcgagaattcgaaaaatgaactcgattCGGCCAACTTGCATCCAGGTATTAAGGAGTTAACGGCTGCTTGCGGAGAAAAACTGCTTAATCGAGATTTCCTCATACAAGGCGGTGGCGAACCTTTTGTCGGTGATTCGGATGTGATCAAGGTATGCCCACCTTTGGCTGGTGAAAACGATAACGATGTTTTCGAAAGCGTCGTCATTACACAGACTCATCAACCTAGAATCATACTAACCAGTGAGAAAATGAGAGGATTGAAGAATCTTCTTttgggtgaaaaattgaatacgcATGCTATATCTTTGCAATTGACTGCTCAGTCTCAGGTACAAGTTGGTAGTAAGAAGTCGATGTTCAGAGAGTCTTCGGAATCCGGTATAAACGTACGCTCTAAAAGATCTCGACGAGAATAA
- the LOC135836357 gene encoding acylphosphatase-2 gives MIPENSRETIISVEFEVFGKVQGVYFTKYCRDRCVELSVVGWIKNSKKGTIVGKMQGTKSGVDKMITWLAKEGSPGCRIEKCELSNFEYLVKKEFKDFSIRF, from the exons ATGATACCGGAAAACTCACGCGAAACTATTATTTCGGTCGAATTCGAAGTGTTTGGAAAAGTGCAAG GTGTTTACTTCACGAAATACTGTCGTGACAGATGCGTTGAACTCAGCGTTGTTGGATGgattaaaaatagtaaaaaaggaACCATTGTTGGTAAAATGCAAGGAACCAAAAGTGGCGTCGataaaat GATCACCTGGCTGGCGAAAGAAGGAAGCCCAGGATgtcgaatcgaaaaatgtgaactGTCCAATTTCGAGTACTTGGTGAAAAAAGAATTCAAGGATTTCAGTATAAGATTTTAA